A single window of Nitrospirota bacterium DNA harbors:
- a CDS encoding periplasmic heavy metal sensor — protein MKTRKWLVLFVALSVIMTFAGAGMADEGYEDYNSSAMMGDDSFPPCMKTPGMMGKGMAGPGMKYHMMGKSDGTMGVPPMMQRWEDLQSKLELTDEQAEKFRKIYSDYRKEVMTRRVKIEIAEMDMMELLRSKDANDKAIEDISNKIQSEWAALNTYRVKTLLKTRSFLSDKQYQELLQFLMDWRGSRTGGWGYGWH, from the coding sequence ATGAAGACGCGTAAGTGGCTGGTTCTATTTGTTGCCTTGAGTGTCATTATGACATTTGCAGGAGCGGGGATGGCAGATGAAGGATATGAAGATTATAATTCTTCTGCAATGATGGGCGATGATTCTTTCCCCCCCTGTATGAAAACGCCCGGGATGATGGGAAAAGGGATGGCGGGGCCTGGCATGAAATATCACATGATGGGCAAATCTGACGGGACGATGGGAGTGCCGCCAATGATGCAGAGGTGGGAGGATTTGCAATCGAAGCTTGAGCTGACAGACGAGCAGGCTGAAAAGTTCAGGAAGATATATTCCGACTACCGCAAAGAAGTAATGACGAGGAGGGTCAAAATAGAGATTGCAGAAATGGACATGATGGAACTGCTGAGATCAAAAGATGCCAACGACAAGGCGATCGAAGATATTTCAAACAAGATCCAGTCTGAATGGGCAGCGCTTAATACATACAGGGTAAAGACCCTTTTGAAGACACGCAGTTTCCTTTCTGACAAACAGTATCAGGAGCTTCTCCAATTCCTGATGGACTGGAGAGGTTCACGCACGGGTGGATGGGGGTACGGGTGGCATTAG
- a CDS encoding TlpA family protein disulfide reductase, whose amino-acid sequence MKFASRNNLLSILFIIILCAGLSVTVLPERQSAAGNYSASYLGIQEYSAPLEAREFALKDVSSKKVNLKDFRGKVIMLNFWATWCGPCRDEMPSMEKLYRQFKDRGFVIIAVASGEDVTSVNTFFKQYNLTFTALIDSDYKVSDNYKVWALPTTYFINSSGQIIGKAQGGRDWSTRQASQYIAALLQTAP is encoded by the coding sequence ATGAAATTTGCATCACGCAACAATCTTCTCAGCATATTATTTATCATTATTCTGTGCGCAGGCCTGAGCGTAACAGTGCTCCCGGAGAGACAATCTGCCGCAGGCAATTACTCTGCATCTTACCTCGGCATTCAGGAGTATTCAGCCCCTCTCGAAGCAAGGGAATTTGCATTGAAAGACGTTTCGAGCAAAAAGGTCAACCTGAAAGATTTCAGGGGGAAGGTGATAATGCTCAATTTCTGGGCGACCTGGTGCGGTCCATGCAGGGATGAGATGCCGTCAATGGAAAAGTTATACAGGCAGTTTAAAGACAGGGGATTTGTAATTATTGCTGTAGCCTCCGGAGAAGACGTGACCAGCGTTAACACTTTTTTTAAACAGTATAATCTTACCTTCACTGCGCTTATTGACTCTGACTATAAAGTGTCTGATAATTATAAGGTATGGGCGCTTCCTACTACATACTTCATCAATTCCAGTGGACAAATAATAGGAAAGGCTCAGGGGGGCAGAGACTGGAGCACGCGGCAGGCAAGTCAGTATATTGCTGCACTGCTTCAGACTGCACCATAA